A part of Microbulbifer sp. MI-G genomic DNA contains:
- a CDS encoding 1-acyl-sn-glycerol-3-phosphate acyltransferase codes for MRASELDPAQFEDMRPYRDDEVRAVLDRLIADPEMSHTVAHFLVPKLARLEGPLAWLVRQFLRFELRNVKDVRGVQEIVEKYIDKIVNRTTAGLSISGLDRLPRNRACLFVSNHRDIAMDPAFAIVAMFKEGHQTSRIAIGDNLLTKQFATDIMKLNKCFTVQRSSGSRRQKLAAATKLSNYIYHSIVNDNEHVWIAQRAGRAKDGLDRTNPALAAMFAMTKDRDTPFADFWRKLHIVPLSISYEWDPCDGQKAKELYITEHKDEYRKAKNEDLTSIAKGVVGHKGHVHTAFGTPIEGDFHDVNSLAEEIDRQIVGNYILHPTNLIAYELIYGSVAGLPVGYPSKPWEPQAHTGMREAFEARMRKIDERWRDKAIQAYANPVVSRLAFE; via the coding sequence ATGAGAGCAAGTGAGCTAGACCCCGCTCAATTCGAGGATATGCGCCCCTATCGGGACGATGAAGTGCGCGCTGTACTGGACAGATTGATCGCCGATCCGGAGATGTCACACACCGTTGCGCACTTTCTCGTTCCCAAACTGGCGCGGCTGGAAGGCCCGCTGGCCTGGCTGGTGCGCCAGTTTCTGCGCTTTGAGTTGCGCAACGTGAAGGATGTGCGCGGCGTGCAGGAAATCGTCGAGAAGTACATCGATAAAATCGTCAACCGCACCACTGCCGGTCTGAGCATTTCCGGGCTGGACAGACTTCCCCGCAATCGCGCCTGTTTGTTTGTGAGTAACCACCGGGATATCGCCATGGACCCCGCGTTCGCCATAGTGGCCATGTTCAAAGAAGGACACCAAACCTCCCGTATTGCGATTGGTGACAACCTGCTGACCAAGCAGTTTGCGACGGACATTATGAAGCTCAATAAGTGCTTCACGGTACAGCGCAGCTCGGGCAGTCGTCGCCAGAAACTGGCGGCGGCGACCAAGCTGTCCAACTATATCTATCACTCCATCGTCAATGACAACGAACACGTGTGGATTGCCCAGCGCGCCGGGCGCGCCAAGGACGGATTGGACCGCACCAACCCGGCGCTTGCGGCCATGTTTGCGATGACCAAGGATCGGGACACCCCATTCGCCGATTTCTGGAGAAAGTTGCATATCGTGCCGCTGTCGATTTCCTATGAGTGGGACCCCTGTGATGGCCAGAAGGCGAAAGAACTCTATATTACAGAGCATAAAGACGAGTACAGAAAGGCCAAAAACGAGGATCTGACATCTATTGCCAAAGGGGTTGTCGGTCACAAAGGGCATGTACACACAGCCTTCGGCACTCCGATCGAGGGGGATTTTCACGATGTGAACAGCCTGGCCGAGGAGATCGACCGGCAGATCGTGGGCAATTACATCCTTCACCCCACCAATCTGATTGCCTACGAGCTTATTTACGGCTCGGTAGCGGGACTGCCGGTAGGCTATCCTTCCAAACCCTGGGAACCGCAGGCGCATACAGGGATGCGGGAGGCGTTCGAGGCGCGTATGCGGAAGATCGACGAGCGCTGGCGCGACAAGGCAATTCAAGCCTATGCGAATCCGGTGGTTTCGCGCCTCGCCTTTGAGTGA
- a CDS encoding ATP-binding response regulator, whose translation MSESPVPDQPRPPFLLATPDELHLLEGDQLTRQTTYLQGLLLGAQHGLWEWHPKSGALRAQGEIWLLFAETEGQALNKLWTGEELPLVYTEERDRVRAVCQRAAGDEGCFDIIFRAYENAGQLRWLRFLGRTVAVDDGAERIVFGCCADVSAIVSRRTPYSLSGAQPLQAFSGVGDGLWEWDLNADEMVLDDACWAILGYETSPIRRIDRSAAAQWKARILSEDFSRVEQAMSEHVRGRFPLDVEFRLWRSDGSIVWVRCRGKVQLNNCGQPTRVLGTLQDVSGSRETLCRVERELQQQRAENVRRSDLLFSLSHELRTPLNAILGYSRMVELDASLNSDQRQRLGEIRRAGQHLLHLVGDVLELARIDSRRLGPSMESIRPAELVADCKRLLEPLAETRRVSLIFEPLGWESAYICADPVRYKQVVLNLVGNAVKYNRDNGRVIISFAPQAEGWLRLSILDTGKGISPERRDEVFEPFNRLGEEKGHIEGTGVGLAIAKRLTEAMGGRIDFDSQEGQGSVFWIEFPMIDAPDTLMSLPAQPEIPLQLPAGRLLLVDNRPEAASRLKEMLKETPQIQCLIATDGVEAIFMARTLNPDVLLFHNAVPGMSASDLVRILEEDSSTRATRFVLVGGDLSGGSYPALPEQFDFVQLSKVLANRLMRPGQPVA comes from the coding sequence GTGTCAGAGTCACCAGTACCAGATCAACCCCGCCCTCCATTCCTGTTAGCCACGCCGGATGAGCTGCATTTGCTCGAAGGCGACCAGCTCACACGGCAGACAACCTATTTGCAGGGTCTGTTACTGGGTGCGCAGCACGGACTGTGGGAGTGGCATCCGAAATCCGGAGCCCTGCGCGCTCAAGGGGAAATCTGGTTGCTGTTTGCCGAGACCGAGGGGCAGGCGCTGAACAAACTGTGGACGGGAGAAGAGTTGCCCCTGGTATACACTGAGGAGCGTGACCGGGTTCGCGCGGTGTGTCAGCGGGCCGCCGGTGATGAGGGCTGTTTTGATATCATTTTTCGCGCCTATGAGAACGCGGGCCAGTTGCGCTGGTTGCGCTTTTTGGGGCGGACAGTCGCTGTGGATGATGGTGCGGAAAGAATTGTCTTTGGTTGTTGTGCCGACGTGAGCGCGATCGTATCCCGGCGCACTCCGTACAGTCTGTCTGGTGCGCAACCACTGCAGGCGTTTTCCGGGGTCGGTGACGGTTTGTGGGAGTGGGATTTAAACGCGGATGAAATGGTCCTGGATGATGCCTGTTGGGCAATCCTCGGCTACGAAACCAGCCCTATTCGGCGTATTGACCGCTCGGCTGCAGCACAGTGGAAGGCCAGAATTCTCTCCGAGGATTTCTCCAGGGTAGAGCAGGCCATGTCTGAGCATGTGCGCGGGCGATTTCCTCTGGATGTGGAATTCCGCTTATGGCGCTCTGATGGCAGTATTGTCTGGGTCCGGTGCCGCGGTAAGGTCCAGTTGAATAACTGTGGTCAGCCGACGCGTGTGTTGGGGACTCTCCAGGATGTGAGTGGCAGCCGTGAAACCCTATGCCGGGTAGAACGGGAGCTGCAACAGCAGCGTGCGGAAAATGTGCGCCGCTCGGATCTTCTATTCAGCTTGAGCCATGAGTTGCGCACACCGCTCAATGCGATCCTCGGATACAGCCGAATGGTGGAGCTGGATGCGAGCCTCAATTCAGACCAGCGTCAGCGCCTGGGGGAAATCCGTCGCGCCGGTCAGCATCTGTTGCACCTGGTTGGCGATGTGCTGGAACTGGCCCGTATCGACAGTCGGCGACTCGGGCCGTCGATGGAATCGATACGCCCCGCGGAGCTGGTGGCCGATTGCAAGCGCTTGCTCGAACCTCTGGCAGAGACCCGCCGCGTCAGCCTGATTTTTGAGCCACTGGGCTGGGAGTCTGCCTATATCTGTGCCGATCCCGTGCGCTATAAACAGGTAGTGCTGAACCTGGTCGGCAATGCGGTGAAGTACAACCGCGACAATGGACGGGTCATCATCAGTTTTGCTCCCCAGGCCGAGGGCTGGTTGCGCCTGAGTATTCTCGATACCGGTAAAGGCATTTCGCCGGAACGGCGCGATGAGGTATTTGAGCCTTTTAACCGGCTGGGGGAAGAGAAAGGACATATAGAGGGCACCGGAGTGGGCTTGGCAATCGCCAAGCGACTGACAGAGGCCATGGGCGGGCGGATCGATTTCGACAGTCAGGAGGGGCAGGGGTCCGTTTTCTGGATCGAATTTCCTATGATCGATGCCCCGGATACCCTGATGTCTCTGCCGGCGCAGCCGGAGATACCACTCCAGTTGCCGGCTGGCCGGTTATTACTGGTGGACAACCGGCCAGAAGCGGCGAGCAGGCTGAAAGAAATGCTGAAGGAAACTCCGCAAATCCAATGCCTCATCGCCACAGACGGGGTTGAAGCTATCTTTATGGCGCGCACCCTCAATCCCGATGTGTTGTTGTTTCACAATGCGGTGCCAGGCATGTCCGCTTCCGATCTGGTGCGCATTCTGGAAGAGGATAGTTCAACCAGGGCAACCCGCTTTGTGCTGGTAGGGGGCGATCTGTCCGGGGGGAGCTATCCCGCCCTGCCAGAGCAGTTTGACTTTGTGCAGCTATCCAAGGTGCTGGCGAATCGGCTGATGAGACCGGGGCAGCCAGTTGCATAG
- a CDS encoding alpha-L-glutamate ligase-like protein: MRQFTFRHLFNKVRGGVVSPITLRDMGILGMNARNIHYIARYNDRRKFPTVDDKLNTKRAAGHAGIPVPELIRAFEAPASRKRVMAVIEPLWQFVVKPARGSGGKGILVIAGRNGDRYRKTSGVEIEVLDILRHVNNIHSGLYSLGGKPDRVMIEALVDFDPIFQNYSFEGVPDIRVIVFRGFPVMAMLRCSTHASDGKANLHQGAVGVGIDLATGKSSHAVQRGLRIHRHPDTEFPFDQLQVPGWRDLLHLAASCYEMTGLGYLGCDIVLDRERGPLLLEANARPGLAIQVANGVGLRRHLHCIEGLAPEKLGMRVGERVNFSMRTFAADQ; this comes from the coding sequence ATGCGTCAATTCACTTTTAGACACCTCTTCAATAAGGTCCGCGGTGGTGTGGTTTCCCCGATAACCTTGCGCGATATGGGTATTCTCGGCATGAATGCGCGCAATATTCATTATATTGCGCGCTATAATGACCGCAGGAAATTTCCTACTGTAGACGATAAGCTCAACACCAAGCGCGCAGCCGGGCACGCCGGTATTCCCGTGCCGGAATTGATCAGGGCCTTTGAAGCGCCAGCCAGCCGCAAGCGGGTGATGGCAGTGATTGAGCCCCTGTGGCAGTTTGTGGTCAAGCCGGCACGAGGATCAGGGGGCAAGGGCATTCTGGTTATTGCCGGTCGCAATGGCGATAGATACCGGAAAACTTCCGGTGTGGAAATCGAGGTGCTGGATATATTGCGGCACGTCAACAATATCCACAGTGGGCTTTACAGTCTCGGCGGCAAGCCGGATCGGGTGATGATAGAAGCCCTGGTGGATTTCGACCCCATTTTCCAGAACTATTCCTTTGAAGGCGTGCCGGATATCCGCGTGATTGTGTTTCGCGGTTTTCCGGTGATGGCCATGTTGCGCTGTTCCACCCATGCCTCGGACGGAAAGGCCAATCTGCATCAGGGGGCAGTGGGGGTGGGCATTGATCTGGCCACAGGCAAGAGCAGCCACGCGGTGCAGCGAGGCCTGCGTATTCATCGGCACCCGGATACAGAGTTTCCTTTCGACCAACTCCAAGTGCCCGGTTGGCGTGACCTCTTGCACCTCGCAGCAAGCTGCTATGAGATGACCGGCCTCGGCTACCTGGGGTGCGACATTGTACTGGACCGCGAGCGCGGCCCGCTTTTGCTGGAAGCCAATGCCCGCCCGGGTCTGGCAATTCAGGTGGCTAATGGCGTGGGCCTGCGCAGGCATTTGCACTGTATCGAGGGTCTGGCCCCGGAAAAGCTCGGCATGCGAGTCGGTGAAAGGGTGAACTTTTCCATGCGTACATTTGCCGCTGACCAATGA
- the nhaC gene encoding Na+/H+ antiporter NhaC, with translation MSQASPNSEPRTPSLLDAVIPLGVLIALLSLSVYLYGADSSYGPNQIALLLCAGVVALMGMKNGHSWSDMEGGMLHGIGLVFGAILILLAVGALIGSWILAGTVPSMIYYGVQILSPQWFYAASCIICAVVGLSIGSSWTTAGTLGVALMGIAGALGLSPEVTAGAVISGAYFGDKMSPLSDTTNVAAAVTSNDLFRHIRHMMSTTIPAFVIALAVFAFIGLTAGAGKASATDIELLLAALGTEFNISLISLLPLVLLLGMAWRKVPAYPTLIVGALVGCIIALIFEPESARRLGGGEGALASLKGIWYSLFDGYKSTSSNENVADLLSKGGMSSMLNTVWLIISAMAFGGAMERAGFLQVLINWTLSHVKTLGGLVTATVLTCFGMNAAAGDQYMAIIIPGRMFRDAFAEKGLHGLNLSRTLEDSGTITSVLIPWNTCGAYMAATLGIATIEYLPYALFNIICPLLAIAYGWLHFKQMPISMTASAS, from the coding sequence TTGTCTCAAGCCAGTCCCAATTCCGAGCCGCGCACCCCCAGCCTGCTGGATGCAGTGATTCCCCTGGGGGTCCTGATCGCCCTCTTGTCCCTGTCCGTTTACCTTTACGGCGCCGACTCCTCTTACGGACCCAACCAGATCGCCCTGCTGCTGTGTGCCGGCGTGGTCGCGCTGATGGGCATGAAAAACGGGCACAGTTGGAGTGACATGGAAGGGGGCATGCTGCATGGCATCGGCCTGGTATTCGGCGCAATCCTGATTCTGCTGGCGGTGGGCGCCCTGATCGGCAGCTGGATTCTTGCCGGTACCGTACCCTCCATGATCTATTACGGGGTACAGATACTCTCACCCCAGTGGTTCTACGCTGCCAGCTGCATAATCTGCGCAGTGGTTGGACTCAGTATCGGCTCCAGTTGGACCACCGCCGGCACTCTCGGGGTTGCCCTGATGGGGATCGCCGGGGCCCTGGGCCTGTCTCCAGAAGTGACCGCCGGCGCGGTTATCTCCGGAGCCTACTTCGGCGACAAGATGTCGCCGCTGTCCGACACCACCAACGTCGCCGCAGCAGTTACCTCCAACGACCTGTTCCGGCATATCCGCCATATGATGTCCACTACCATCCCGGCATTTGTGATTGCCCTTGCGGTATTCGCCTTTATCGGCTTGACTGCCGGAGCCGGCAAGGCTTCCGCCACCGATATCGAGTTGCTGCTGGCCGCTTTGGGAACCGAATTCAATATTTCCCTCATCAGCCTGTTGCCGCTGGTGCTGTTACTGGGCATGGCCTGGCGCAAGGTACCCGCCTATCCGACGCTGATCGTCGGCGCCCTGGTGGGTTGTATTATCGCGCTGATTTTCGAGCCGGAAAGTGCCCGCCGCCTGGGCGGTGGTGAAGGTGCCCTGGCCTCCCTGAAAGGCATCTGGTACAGCCTGTTCGATGGTTATAAATCCACCTCCAGCAACGAAAACGTGGCGGACCTGCTGTCCAAGGGCGGCATGAGCAGCATGCTAAACACCGTGTGGCTGATCATTTCCGCTATGGCCTTTGGCGGCGCCATGGAACGTGCCGGATTCCTGCAGGTACTGATCAACTGGACTCTGTCACATGTGAAAACCCTGGGAGGGCTGGTGACCGCCACCGTGCTGACCTGCTTTGGCATGAATGCCGCGGCCGGTGACCAGTATATGGCGATCATAATCCCCGGCCGCATGTTCCGCGACGCCTTTGCCGAAAAGGGGCTGCACGGGCTGAACCTGTCGCGCACCCTGGAGGACTCGGGCACCATCACCTCGGTGCTGATCCCCTGGAATACCTGCGGGGCCTATATGGCCGCCACACTGGGCATCGCCACTATTGAATACCTGCCCTATGCCCTTTTTAACATCATTTGCCCATTGCTGGCGATCGCCTACGGCTGGCTGCACTTCAAGCAGATGCCAATCTCGATGACGGCCAGCGCCTCCTGA
- a CDS encoding YqcC family protein — MQPIYSDIASQLLLLEAELRRLGQWQVESPPAEALTSSEPFCVDTLTLPQWLQFVFLPRMQLLIKQEMPLPRQCGIAPIAEEFFRGNSDAATLVGILDSIDRRLQRS, encoded by the coding sequence ATGCAACCAATTTATTCCGACATTGCCAGTCAATTGTTGCTGTTGGAAGCCGAGCTTCGCCGATTGGGACAGTGGCAGGTGGAATCCCCCCCGGCCGAGGCGCTGACCAGTAGTGAGCCCTTCTGTGTGGATACTCTCACTTTGCCGCAATGGTTGCAGTTTGTCTTTTTGCCCCGAATGCAATTGTTGATCAAACAGGAGATGCCGCTGCCCCGGCAATGCGGTATCGCCCCTATTGCGGAGGAATTTTTCCGTGGCAATAGCGATGCTGCGACCCTGGTGGGCATTCTGGATTCCATCGATCGGCGTCTGCAACGCAGCTGA
- the dinG gene encoding ATP-dependent DNA helicase DinG, with product MLSDTLKSAIQGAYSQFLCGRGHRPRYGQKLMVAAIARTLGGIIQNTSGERDREKTDGEHICVVEAGTGTGKTVSYLLAAIPLAQARQKTLVVSTATVALQEQIIDKDLPEVARHSGLNFEFTLAKGRSRYLCLSKLDQLLSSFSAAGSGLSLGLYEDELPGVAAQSVALYQQMTDSLAAGSWDGDRDNWPDSIETEDWNRVTTDHRQCSGRRCPHVTNCSFFRARESLGKTQVIVANHDLLLADLALGGGAILPPPEETIYVLDEAHHLPDKALDHFSHHSRLGASIGWLDQTNKVLGQMLGEIGDGTELDRCGEQLPAVLASAKQGLELMWPLVEELCVSEDVRENPVRYRFKDGVVPDAMMQLAEKLREDFDELESLLNKMSQVVQRMLEDAHSPVPVVDLERWYPQLGSWHGRAEVNLLLWANYARADTDGTLPRARWITPLDWGGSTDYEVCSSPILAAKALEQSLWQRCYGAVLTSATLTALGRFDRLRLRAGTPENASYQVVPSPFDFSRANLRVPARAVDAGNADLHTGAVIEILPELLKGAGGALVLFSSRRQMETVSEALPGNWCSRILMQGQKSRRQLLNAHREVIDGGGSSVLFGLASFAEGLDLPGDYCRHVIIAKLPFAVPDDPIEAALAEWIEAKGGNAFLQITVPDAALKLVQACGRLLRAEGDSGTVTLLDRRIVTKRYGQAILDSLPPFTRNIE from the coding sequence GTGCTTAGCGATACACTCAAAAGCGCGATTCAAGGGGCCTACAGCCAGTTTCTGTGCGGCCGTGGGCACAGGCCCCGTTACGGGCAGAAGCTGATGGTGGCGGCCATCGCCCGCACGCTCGGCGGTATTATCCAAAATACCAGTGGCGAACGGGACAGAGAAAAAACCGATGGCGAGCATATTTGTGTGGTGGAGGCCGGCACCGGCACCGGCAAGACGGTGTCCTACCTGCTTGCGGCTATCCCCCTGGCCCAGGCCCGGCAGAAAACCCTGGTGGTCTCCACGGCGACGGTGGCGCTGCAGGAGCAGATTATTGACAAGGATCTGCCGGAGGTTGCACGCCACAGCGGGCTCAATTTCGAATTTACCCTGGCCAAGGGGCGCAGTCGCTACCTGTGTCTGTCCAAGCTGGACCAGCTGCTCTCCAGTTTTTCCGCTGCTGGCTCCGGCCTTTCCCTGGGGCTCTACGAGGATGAGTTGCCAGGGGTAGCTGCGCAGAGTGTTGCACTCTACCAGCAGATGACCGATAGCCTGGCCGCTGGCAGTTGGGATGGGGATCGTGACAACTGGCCGGATTCGATTGAAACTGAGGACTGGAACCGGGTCACTACGGATCACCGCCAGTGCAGCGGCCGCCGCTGCCCCCATGTGACCAATTGCAGCTTTTTCCGCGCGCGGGAGAGCCTGGGCAAGACCCAGGTGATTGTCGCCAACCACGACCTGCTGCTGGCGGATCTGGCCCTCGGCGGCGGCGCAATACTGCCGCCGCCGGAAGAGACGATTTATGTGCTCGACGAGGCCCACCACCTGCCGGACAAGGCCCTCGACCACTTCTCCCACCACAGCCGCTTGGGTGCCTCCATCGGTTGGCTGGATCAGACCAACAAGGTGCTCGGGCAAATGCTCGGTGAGATTGGCGATGGCACCGAACTGGATCGCTGTGGCGAACAGCTGCCGGCGGTGCTGGCGTCCGCCAAGCAGGGGCTGGAGTTGATGTGGCCTCTGGTCGAGGAGTTGTGTGTGTCCGAAGACGTGCGGGAGAATCCTGTTCGCTACCGCTTCAAGGACGGCGTGGTGCCCGATGCCATGATGCAACTGGCGGAAAAGTTGCGCGAGGACTTTGACGAATTGGAGAGCCTGCTCAACAAGATGTCGCAGGTTGTCCAGCGGATGCTGGAAGATGCCCACTCGCCGGTGCCGGTGGTGGATTTGGAGCGCTGGTACCCACAACTGGGCAGCTGGCACGGGCGCGCTGAGGTCAACCTGTTGCTATGGGCCAACTACGCGCGCGCCGATACCGATGGCACGCTGCCGCGGGCGCGCTGGATAACCCCGCTGGATTGGGGGGGCTCGACGGATTATGAAGTGTGCAGCTCGCCGATTCTGGCCGCAAAGGCCCTTGAGCAGAGCCTGTGGCAGCGCTGTTACGGGGCGGTGCTCACCTCCGCCACGCTCACGGCACTGGGTAGATTCGATCGCTTGCGCCTGCGCGCCGGCACTCCGGAGAATGCCAGTTATCAGGTGGTACCGAGCCCCTTCGATTTCTCCCGCGCCAACTTGCGGGTGCCCGCCCGCGCGGTGGATGCGGGCAATGCGGATCTGCACACCGGTGCGGTGATTGAGATACTTCCCGAGTTGCTCAAGGGTGCCGGTGGCGCACTGGTGTTGTTTTCCTCGCGCCGGCAAATGGAAACCGTCAGTGAAGCGCTACCGGGTAACTGGTGCAGCCGCATCCTGATGCAGGGACAGAAGTCCCGCCGGCAACTGTTGAACGCCCACCGCGAGGTCATCGATGGCGGTGGTAGCAGTGTGCTGTTTGGCCTTGCCAGTTTCGCCGAGGGTCTCGACCTGCCTGGAGATTACTGTCGCCATGTGATTATTGCCAAGCTTCCCTTTGCGGTACCCGACGATCCGATAGAGGCGGCTCTGGCGGAGTGGATCGAAGCCAAGGGGGGCAATGCATTTCTGCAGATTACAGTACCGGATGCGGCCCTGAAACTGGTACAGGCCTGTGGTCGCCTGCTGCGTGCCGAGGGGGATAGCGGTACCGTGACCCTGCTGGACCGGCGCATTGTGACCAAGCGTTACGGCCAGGCGATCCTCGATTCCCTGCCACCGTTTACCCGCAACATTGAATAA
- a CDS encoding inactive transglutaminase family protein: MSPRVQVYIIAVLLALIGAGLTAYKHFELGFPLLPGEYRTVWTIEAKVGFVAEGGPVKAALTLPREQRNMEILGETFSSSGFGFYIARENDDYRALWSRRLAEGSQSLFYQLDVYQRPGAPLAQPLDLSTQVQKPFLGAREQEAVRLAIYALVEQAREHSSDVESFTTQLLIELNNKDNQDRNLIFRHYADSSLVDVALLILATADIPAHRIRGLYLEDDRRRLAPEDLLEANDGKRWIVFEPTTGMPGVPENFFIWQRGGKSLLDLEGGHNSQVTFSVIANDVPARDVSMRSTSRDGEALVDFSIYSLPIEQQSIFKLILLVPVGALVVVLLRVFVGLRTSGTFMPVLLAIAFIETQLLTGLAIFTLILILGLWVRFYLSRLNLLLVSRIAAVVVTVVIIMAAISVISYKLGIEQALTVTFFPMIILAWTIERMSIVWEEDGPYEVVVQAGGSLLVAILAWWVMTNRYVEHWTFNFPELLLLLLALILVVGNYTGYRFSELMRFRPLVK; this comes from the coding sequence ATGTCGCCGCGGGTCCAGGTTTATATTATTGCGGTATTGCTCGCGCTGATCGGCGCTGGCCTGACCGCTTACAAGCACTTTGAATTGGGTTTTCCACTGTTGCCGGGAGAATACCGCACCGTCTGGACTATCGAGGCGAAAGTGGGTTTCGTGGCGGAAGGCGGTCCGGTCAAAGCGGCACTGACATTGCCGCGCGAGCAGCGCAATATGGAAATACTGGGGGAAACCTTCAGTTCTTCCGGGTTCGGTTTCTATATCGCCCGGGAAAACGACGACTACCGGGCTCTCTGGTCTCGGCGCTTGGCGGAGGGCTCCCAGTCCCTGTTTTACCAGCTCGATGTTTACCAGAGGCCCGGGGCCCCCTTGGCGCAGCCCCTGGATCTCAGCACACAAGTGCAGAAGCCGTTTCTGGGTGCACGCGAGCAGGAAGCGGTACGCCTGGCGATTTATGCCCTGGTGGAGCAGGCCCGCGAACACTCTTCCGATGTGGAATCCTTTACTACCCAGCTGTTGATAGAACTCAACAACAAGGACAACCAGGATCGCAACCTGATTTTCCGCCATTATGCCGACAGCTCTCTGGTGGACGTGGCCCTGTTGATACTGGCCACCGCGGATATTCCCGCCCACCGAATCCGCGGCCTCTACCTGGAAGATGATCGCCGGCGCCTGGCACCTGAGGATTTGCTTGAAGCAAATGACGGCAAGCGCTGGATTGTCTTTGAGCCCACCACTGGCATGCCCGGTGTACCGGAGAATTTCTTCATTTGGCAGCGCGGGGGTAAAAGCCTGCTGGACTTGGAGGGCGGACACAATTCCCAGGTGACCTTTTCAGTGATTGCCAACGATGTACCCGCGCGGGATGTCTCCATGCGCAGCACCAGCCGGGATGGGGAAGCCCTGGTGGACTTTTCTATCTACAGCCTGCCCATCGAGCAGCAGAGTATCTTCAAATTGATCCTACTGGTACCGGTGGGCGCCTTGGTTGTGGTACTGCTGCGGGTGTTTGTCGGGCTGCGCACATCCGGTACTTTCATGCCGGTGCTGCTGGCGATAGCTTTTATTGAAACCCAACTGCTGACGGGCCTTGCGATCTTTACCCTGATTCTAATCCTGGGGTTGTGGGTGCGCTTTTATCTCAGCCGACTCAACCTGCTATTGGTGTCGAGGATCGCCGCTGTAGTAGTCACAGTGGTGATTATTATGGCTGCTATCAGTGTTATCAGTTACAAACTGGGTATTGAGCAGGCGTTGACGGTGACCTTCTTCCCGATGATTATCCTCGCCTGGACCATTGAACGCATGTCCATCGTATGGGAAGAGGACGGTCCCTACGAGGTGGTTGTGCAAGCGGGTGGCAGTTTGCTGGTGGCGATTCTGGCCTGGTGGGTTATGACCAACCGCTATGTGGAGCACTGGACCTTTAATTTCCCCGAACTGCTGCTGTTACTCCTGGCTTTGATTCTGGTTGTGGGGAACTACACCGGCTACCGGTTCAGTGAATTGATGCGTTTCCGGCCTTTGGTCAAGTGA
- a CDS encoding ATP-dependent zinc protease family protein, translating into MQKSSLLWLMLAVSLLAGCKSLMYPEQEPQSAPAAQSVLEIVPCSEPVPMICAEPEAKVVEKIIERSVEKIVEVPVARDKLVLGTVEHVSVEPSGLVVESIVDSGSSTSTLRAKALTRFERDGRDWVRIQLMPPQGDGETEPGVVELPIKRYIRAMRIGFPSQRRPVVEMHLTVGDVTHMVEVSLTDEGGTDTLMLLGRNFLKDAAVVDVSRRYVQGQPRISGGK; encoded by the coding sequence ATGCAGAAATCTTCCCTTCTGTGGTTGATGTTGGCGGTCTCGCTGCTGGCGGGCTGTAAATCACTGATGTATCCAGAGCAGGAGCCGCAGAGCGCTCCAGCGGCACAATCGGTGCTTGAGATTGTGCCCTGTTCCGAGCCTGTACCTATGATTTGTGCAGAGCCGGAAGCCAAGGTTGTTGAAAAGATCATCGAACGAAGTGTTGAAAAAATAGTCGAAGTGCCCGTTGCCAGGGACAAGTTGGTGCTTGGAACGGTGGAACATGTCTCTGTGGAGCCCTCCGGACTGGTGGTTGAATCTATCGTCGATTCAGGATCATCGACCTCCACCCTGCGTGCTAAGGCTCTGACCCGCTTCGAGCGCGATGGCCGGGACTGGGTCAGAATTCAACTGATGCCTCCACAAGGGGATGGGGAAACAGAGCCCGGTGTGGTTGAGCTGCCCATCAAGCGCTATATCCGTGCGATGCGCATTGGTTTTCCCAGTCAGCGACGCCCGGTGGTGGAGATGCACCTGACTGTCGGAGATGTCACCCACATGGTAGAGGTTAGCCTGACGGACGAAGGTGGCACGGATACGTTGATGCTGCTGGGACGCAATTTCCTCAAAGATGCCGCGGTGGTCGATGTGAGCCGCCGCTATGTCCAGGGTCAGCCCCGAATATCCGGGGGCAAGTAG